A region of Plantactinospora sp. BC1 DNA encodes the following proteins:
- a CDS encoding crotonase/enoyl-CoA hydratase family protein produces MGVRVEQNGPVRTVVLSRPETRNAVDGPTARELAAAFRSFDVDREASVGVLWGEGGTFCSGADLKAITTPSGNRVEPEGDGPMGPTRMRLGKPVIAAVSGYAVAGGLELALWCDLRVAESDAVFGVFSRRWGVPLIDGGTVRLARLIGQSRAMDLILTGRPVPAPEAYEMGLVNRLVEPGEARAAAEALAAEIAGFPQTCLRNDRLSVLAAAGRPEEEAMRTELAYGMNSLATDATEGVARFTSGEGRHGSYTPA; encoded by the coding sequence GTGGGCGTACGAGTTGAGCAGAACGGTCCGGTGCGGACGGTCGTACTGTCCCGGCCGGAGACCAGGAACGCGGTGGACGGCCCGACCGCGCGGGAGCTGGCCGCCGCGTTCCGGAGCTTCGACGTCGACCGGGAAGCCTCGGTCGGGGTGCTCTGGGGCGAGGGCGGCACGTTCTGTTCCGGCGCCGACCTGAAGGCGATCACCACACCCAGCGGCAACCGGGTCGAGCCGGAGGGGGACGGCCCGATGGGCCCGACCCGGATGCGACTCGGCAAGCCGGTGATCGCCGCCGTCTCCGGGTACGCCGTCGCGGGCGGGTTGGAGTTGGCGCTCTGGTGCGACCTGCGGGTCGCCGAGTCCGACGCGGTGTTCGGGGTGTTCAGCCGACGGTGGGGCGTACCGCTGATCGACGGCGGGACGGTGCGGCTGGCCCGGCTGATCGGGCAGAGCCGGGCGATGGACCTGATCCTGACCGGTCGACCCGTCCCGGCTCCGGAGGCGTACGAGATGGGGCTGGTCAACCGGCTCGTCGAGCCGGGCGAGGCACGGGCCGCCGCCGAGGCGCTGGCCGCCGAGATCGCCGGCTTCCCGCAGACCTGCCTGCGCAACGACCGGCTCTCCGTGCTGGCCGCCGCCGGTCGGCCGGAGGAGGAAGCCATGCGCACCGAGTTGGCGTACGGGATGAACTCGCTCGCCACCGACGCCACCGAGGGGGTGGCCCGGTTCACCTCGGGCGAGGGCCGGCACGGGTCGTACACCCCGGCGTGA